TCTAAAATCACAAGTGCCGGCCAAACGACCCGCTTCCTGATGCAGCCTTTCCAGTACGCAGAACTGATTGACTCCATTGAAAGTCTGCTGCAGCAATCACCTGCCAGTGACTGATGCCCGGAAATTTCTTAAGCTGGATCAACCCTGAATCCTCAGTTGGGATTTGAACAGGGCTCCCGCCTGCGGTATGATCCTATGCAGGATCAAAGTTCAAAGCCATTTAGCTTTGCCTCAGGCGCACCATGGTGTGGCTCTCAATCGAAGTCTATCACAGGTCGTGCGAAAACGATGTCTGATCGCTTTCTGATGTTGCTACCCACCAGCACGTCATGAATTCATAATTCACGTTAAACCACATGTTTTTCGTATGAACTCAGAAGCAAAACAGCAAGGTAATCAGTATAAATGGAAATCAGCTTCAGCGGGCGCCACGCATTTCAGCAGACAGAGAAACCCTCATCTCCGGGGGGATCCAGTCTTTGACTGGGAAACAATACCATGAAACGGTTAACAGGAAATGATGTAGCCAAAGCGACGTTACTGGTCATTCAGGGCGTTGATCTGGGTACACGCTTTAAACTTGGCACTGAACCAGCCGGAGTAGGGCGGGGAGTCCGCAATGAAATTCGTATCCTGGACACCGAAGCCTCCCGCCAGCATGCCCTGATTTCTTATAAAAATGGCTCCTATGCCATTACTGACCAGAACAGTTCGAACGGGACCATGGTCAATGGCACTCAAATCCAGACTTCAAAACTGAATAATGGCGACCACATCCAGATTGGTCGCAGCCTGCTGCTTTTCTCCAGTCAGTCACTGGATGAAGATTCCCGATATATGGCAGAGCAAATTGACCTGATCAGTAACGAGGATTCGAACCCGTCCAGTATCACTCATGAAGTCAACCACCGGTTTGATTCGGTCGTTCTCGACACAGCCGATGTTTCCGGAGTGATACAACAACACGAAATCCAAAACGATCTGCAGGCGCTGTACCGGGTCGCCGAGGCATCCGTCAGCCCGACAATTTCTCAGGAAGAGCTGCTCAAACGAATTCTTGATCTTACCATCGACACAGTCGGAGCAGACCGGGGCTGCATGTTGATCACAGATCCGCATTCCGGGGAAATCCTGCCTCAGATCTACAGTAGCCGTGAAGAAAAAAAATCGGGTCCCCGAATGCCTGTGTCGCACAGTATTGTGGATTATGTACTTAATAAAAAACAGGGGGTTCGCACTTCCGATGCACAACGCGACCAGCGGTTTGAAGGGGGACGCAGTATCCTTCAAGCTGGTATTCGTGAGGCGATGTGTGTCCCGATGCAGGGGCGGCATGAGCTGATGGGGGTCATTTATGTTGATACGACGACTTCACACCCCGAAATGCTGTTGAAAAATGGTGCCGTCGAAAAATTCAGCGAGGAGCATCTGCGACTGCTGGTGGCCATCGGAAGACAGTCTGCCCTGGCGATCGAAAACTATCGCTTTCAGAATGCCATGTTAAAGGCAGAACGTTTTGCGGCGATGGGACAGACCATCGCCACCCTGAGTCATCATATCAAAAACATTCTACAGGGAGTCCGCGGCGGCAGCTATCTGATCGACATGGGACTCAAAAAATCCGAAGAAGATCTGGTTCGCAAAGGCTGGAACATCGTCGAGAAGAATCAAAACAAAATCTATCACCTGGTGATGGACATGCTCACTTTCAGCACTGAGCGCAAACCGGCTCTCGAACCTGGTTCGATTAATACACCCGTCAATGACGTGTTCGAATTAATGCAGGCGCGGGCGGAGGAATGCGGTGTGCAGCTCAAATGCGAACCGGCTGAAGACCTGCCGGAATCCGTCTACGATCACGAAGGAATTCATCGTGCGATTTTAAATATTGTCATTAATGCCATCGATGCCGTAGAAGGATCTGAGCATGGCATGGTACTGCTCGAAACCACCTATCTGCGCAAAGCGGACCAGATCCTGATCATGGTCTCAGACAACGGTCCGGGAATTCCCCAGGATCAGATCAACAAAATTTTCAATCTGTTCGAATCAACCAAGGGAGCCAGGGGAACCGGGATCGGCCTGGCAGTCAGCCAGAAAATCATCCGAGAACACGGGGGAGAAATCAGCATTGAAAGCGAAGCTGGTAAAGGCTCGCGTTTCACATTGTCCGTTCCGCGACTGGATGAAGATCACCCTCCAGCTGCAAACTGAGACACAGAAATTCAGACAGCTCTCAGAATGCCCGTTTAAGGCGGCCGGATTTATCCTGGCTCTGCTTGCCTTCAATGATCTTCTGTAATACAGCAGGATCAGCGCCCAGCGGTTGTTTTAGTGCGGACCAGGTTGCCGCCTTACATGTGGGTAGCAGTTGAAAATGAACTGGCTGCAATTTGACCAGGGGAGGCAGTTTCTGATCCTGTAAAATGACCCCTCCGCGCATCGACAACTCATGCTGATCGGCGTCTGCACCAAAGAGACTTTTCATGTCTGCTGAAAACTCCTTTCCTGCGCCCGGAGAACCGCCGGTTGCCCGATCGGTCGCATTGAATCGCTCCACCATATACCCGTTCGAAGTTCCCCACCACTCGATCCCCTCATGGCCCGATGAAGATTGTGGAGTTGAGATCAGCGATGCCGTGTTAGAGAAATCAGAGCGAGAAGCTGAGCTTGACGGAGCAGGCAGGAACAATGACTCTTCCGCAATAATCTGAATTGCAGATCGACCAGAGTTACTACTTCCCGATTCTTGTTTGATGGCAAAAACTGACCCCCGCGGGGCAAAAGTACTTTGATTCAATCCTACATGAATTCCGGGTGAATCGCCCGCTTTAGCTGGGAGAGCGAATATGTCCTGCTGGCTGAGAAACAGGCTATTGTTGACTTCCAGATCCAGCTGATTGGATCCGGATTGAATAATAGTACTTGAAGCAGTTAGAAATGAATGGTCAATCTGAATCTGATTGGATTTACCCTTGGAATCTGGTTCAACATAAATTGCGGACTGAAACCGGTTATTATTCAGTAACAGAGCAGACAGAGCGCATTGATCCAGCCCCAGCCGACTATTCTGACATGACACAAAATGCCGAGGCACAACACCTTTTCGATCCGGGGAAATTCGAAACGCCCCTCCTGACACTACCAGGGTTGAATTTTTTAAGCCGAAGAAAGCTTCTATCCCTGATTTCGAGCGTGACTTTGCAGTAGAGGGAATTAATTTTAATTCAACAACCTGTGGGCTCTCAGCACTCTTGTGCTCAAAAACCAGCTGGATCTGTTTATTCTCCAGAGTGACAGGTGACATGTAACAGTTGCCCTGACCACTTAGATTCACCCGTGTGGGCCCGGAAATCGCTGGACTATTGAGGAAGTCGCTAAGATTCCCTTTTGTCATATCGAACGTCACGGCTTTTGCTTTGGCAAACTGAGTCTGAATTGCCTGTTCAATGTCAGGCTTCCCCAGCACGGCTTTGATTCGCCTCTGTTGACTCGCTGTCAGGGTGGTAAGTCTAGCAGGATCACATCCAGCAGTGACGCCATCCGCTGATATGGCGTATACATTTTTCTGTTTGGAAAAATCCAGTAAGGGTTTAATAAATGCGGGGGTCAGTAAGTCATCCAGTTCTGCAGGCAGATTTGGCTGAAACATGTCGGCAGCAACATGATTTCCCCAACTCTGCTGCCAGGTTCGATGAGAATCGATTCGAAATAAATTCTGTGCATTTCCCTGTTCTGTAGAGCGAAGATAGGAAGGCCAACCCCAGAGGAGAGTATTTTCCAACTGTACCTTGATCTCATCAAATCGACTTGCACTCTGGCTTCTCAACTTATCCTGAGGCCAGTTTTCGAGATTCAGCATTGTGGCCTGTTTATTTTTTTGACTCCCAATCAAAACGGAATTGATTACAACAATATCAGTTTGACTACTGGCAAGTGCCGCTTGTTCAGACTTTTCCCCTTTTTTCTTTTCCTGGGGACCAGTTAATGCGAAGATTGTCTGGTCGGAGAGCAGGGTACTGGAAAATATCCTGGTGGTGCGGGGAACCTTGCGCTCCTGCAAAATCAGACCGGGGGTCAGAGCCAGCTCCAGACTGTCCAGTTCCAGACAGGGTGCTCCTTTGGATGAGAGGAAGCAGTTAGAGATCAGGACATCCGCATAAATCTGATCCACGCGAACCGCTTCGAGCTTCCGCCCCATGATCACAGAGTTTTCCAGAAAAATACGCGACTCACCTTCAGGTCGTCCTGTCGTTGTACGTGGCGCTCCCGTGGAGTTGATCAGTCGAATTGTTCTATCAGTTGTCCCGGTCAACGTGAAAGAACTGTCCTGGAATGTGAGATCACTCTGCTTTAAATCCAGGATATTGCAAACTCCGGAACCGGTAAGCCCGGACACATCACACAGCAGGTCCACTCCCTGAAAACGCAGTAAGCCGGAAGAAAACGAAAACTGGTTCACCTCAGCCTGTGTCTCGTTTTCACTTTTCGTCTGCATCAGAATTGTTGGCTTCTGATCTGCATCCGCCATGATAATTAATTGAGAAACATCCTGTAATCGATGAGGATTAAACAAAAATGGTCCTGTTCCGTAGAGACGGATTACCGCACCTCTGGAAGTTACCTCACTCAGAGCTTGATTTAAACTGCCCCAGACTCCAGACTCATTTTTACCCTGTACCACTTTTAAAACAGGTAAGCGAGGATCCAGGTTACCTGCATTCGGTCCAGAGAGTGCAGAAAACACTGCCCCCCAGTCAGGCAGATATTTTTTTTCCTGTCCCCGGACAGGCATGCCTTTCCAGGACTCTGCAGCCCCTCCTTTTTGATTTGATGAATCTACTGCAGTTTTCGCATCCGTAACAGCAACCTCTTCTTGAGTAGAGTCTTCTACCGGTTGTTCCCCCGTTGCTGCATTTCCGGGCTGATCTTCAGCATTCGCCAAATTACCCTGCTGATTCTGCTCTGCTGTGGCAAAAGGATTACTGGCAGGTCCCTGTTGTGGTCCGTCCGCCGATGAGTCCAGAGCATTGATCGCCCACCAGATCAGGAGAATCAGTATCAAGACTCCCCCCGCCAGCATGGCAATCTGTCTGTAATCAACGGCGATCTGACCTCCTGCCACCGGCTCGTCCACCGCAGTTACATTTGTAGTTTTCAAAGACTTTTTCGGTGGACGACCTGAATATCCCTGGCTTTTCCGAGCTCCCGTTTTTTCTGGAGTTTGTTTTTCCCGGCTTGCGGGTCTGGTTCCTTTACGTGGTGGAGAGGCAGCGGGGGAATCCTGTTTCGAAGAACTCGCAGTCTGGCGCGTTTTCATTGCCGAATCAGAAATGACAGAACCTTCCTCTTCCTCCTGTGGCTCCTGACGTTTCCCGGAAGATCGCCTGCGTTCAACCTGCTTTTTACCTTTTGCTGGTTTAGCTGATTTGGCAGGTCGCTTGAGTCCCGGTACGGTCACATCTGATTCGAATTCGACTTCTCCCGCGAGTTGCTGAAGATCGAAACTGGTGCTGAGTCGATCATGAGTCTCACTCTCTTCATCTTCCTGATCATCAGTCGGACTGCTGTAATCGGGCATGAATTGATTAATCAGGAAATCACTGCTGTCTGCTGCTGGAAGATCATCTGTCCCAAGTGCAGGTTGCTCTCCATCCGATTCATCGTTAGCCAATGCTTCCAGAACATCATTCCCGACATTAGAGCGTTTCAGATTCGAGTTCTTTAAGTCTTCCAGAAGTTCAGCCGGGGTCTGGTAGCGATCCGCCTGTGGTTTGGCCATCATCCGATGAATGATGGCGACAATCCCTTCCGGCACACGATCATTGAGCTCCCGAGGATCGGGCGGAGGAGTGGTAGCATGGGCTGCGAGTTTATTGGTCAGGCTTCCTTCAGAAAAAGGGGCTCGGCCAGTCAGCATGTGGTACCAGGTACAACCGAGCGAATAGATGTCGCTGCGGATATCAGCTGCCTTACTGTCACGGGCCTGCTCGGGAGCCATGTAATCAACGGTTCCGACAGTCGTACCGGCCCGTGTAATACTGGTTTCAGTATTATCATCAATGGAACGAGCCAGTCCCAGATCAGTCAACTTAACAACGCCATCCAGACGAATGAGAATATTGGCAGGCTTGATGTCACGATGCACGATTCCCTGCTGGTACGCATGTGACAGAGCCTCTGTCACCTGTGTAATGATTTCAAGTGACCGGCGAATTGGGATTCGTTTTCGCTTATTAATGAGATTATGAAGATCTGTTCCCTCGACATACTCCAGCGCGATATAAAGATATCCATCTTCTTCACCAGCATCATAAACTGAGACAATGTTTTCATGACGGAGATGCGCAGCCGCCTGTCCCTCCGCTTTGAACCGTTTGACCAGAACGGGGTTTTCGGCTTTATCAC
The sequence above is a segment of the Gimesia algae genome. Coding sequences within it:
- a CDS encoding ATP-binding protein translates to MKRLTGNDVAKATLLVIQGVDLGTRFKLGTEPAGVGRGVRNEIRILDTEASRQHALISYKNGSYAITDQNSSNGTMVNGTQIQTSKLNNGDHIQIGRSLLLFSSQSLDEDSRYMAEQIDLISNEDSNPSSITHEVNHRFDSVVLDTADVSGVIQQHEIQNDLQALYRVAEASVSPTISQEELLKRILDLTIDTVGADRGCMLITDPHSGEILPQIYSSREEKKSGPRMPVSHSIVDYVLNKKQGVRTSDAQRDQRFEGGRSILQAGIREAMCVPMQGRHELMGVIYVDTTTSHPEMLLKNGAVEKFSEEHLRLLVAIGRQSALAIENYRFQNAMLKAERFAAMGQTIATLSHHIKNILQGVRGGSYLIDMGLKKSEEDLVRKGWNIVEKNQNKIYHLVMDMLTFSTERKPALEPGSINTPVNDVFELMQARAEECGVQLKCEPAEDLPESVYDHEGIHRAILNIVINAIDAVEGSEHGMVLLETTYLRKADQILIMVSDNGPGIPQDQINKIFNLFESTKGARGTGIGLAVSQKIIREHGGEISIESEAGKGSRFTLSVPRLDEDHPPAAN
- a CDS encoding serine/threonine protein kinase — protein: MNLSIQTFLGQAMAKRNENTPEKKKRQSARVPKLETLGKYKIEKEIGAGGMGAVFLARDTRLNRLAALKILPRDKAENPVLVKRFKAEGQAAAHLRHENIVSVYDAGEEDGYLYIALEYVEGTDLHNLINKRKRIPIRRSLEIITQVTEALSHAYQQGIVHRDIKPANILIRLDGVVKLTDLGLARSIDDNTETSITRAGTTVGTVDYMAPEQARDSKAADIRSDIYSLGCTWYHMLTGRAPFSEGSLTNKLAAHATTPPPDPRELNDRVPEGIVAIIHRMMAKPQADRYQTPAELLEDLKNSNLKRSNVGNDVLEALANDESDGEQPALGTDDLPAADSSDFLINQFMPDYSSPTDDQEDEESETHDRLSTSFDLQQLAGEVEFESDVTVPGLKRPAKSAKPAKGKKQVERRRSSGKRQEPQEEEEGSVISDSAMKTRQTASSSKQDSPAASPPRKGTRPASREKQTPEKTGARKSQGYSGRPPKKSLKTTNVTAVDEPVAGGQIAVDYRQIAMLAGGVLILILLIWWAINALDSSADGPQQGPASNPFATAEQNQQGNLANAEDQPGNAATGEQPVEDSTQEEVAVTDAKTAVDSSNQKGGAAESWKGMPVRGQEKKYLPDWGAVFSALSGPNAGNLDPRLPVLKVVQGKNESGVWGSLNQALSEVTSRGAVIRLYGTGPFLFNPHRLQDVSQLIIMADADQKPTILMQTKSENETQAEVNQFSFSSGLLRFQGVDLLCDVSGLTGSGVCNILDLKQSDLTFQDSSFTLTGTTDRTIRLINSTGAPRTTTGRPEGESRIFLENSVIMGRKLEAVRVDQIYADVLISNCFLSSKGAPCLELDSLELALTPGLILQERKVPRTTRIFSSTLLSDQTIFALTGPQEKKKGEKSEQAALASSQTDIVVINSVLIGSQKNKQATMLNLENWPQDKLRSQSASRFDEIKVQLENTLLWGWPSYLRSTEQGNAQNLFRIDSHRTWQQSWGNHVAADMFQPNLPAELDDLLTPAFIKPLLDFSKQKNVYAISADGVTAGCDPARLTTLTASQQRRIKAVLGKPDIEQAIQTQFAKAKAVTFDMTKGNLSDFLNSPAISGPTRVNLSGQGNCYMSPVTLENKQIQLVFEHKSAESPQVVELKLIPSTAKSRSKSGIEAFFGLKNSTLVVSGGAFRISPDRKGVVPRHFVSCQNSRLGLDQCALSALLLNNNRFQSAIYVEPDSKGKSNQIQIDHSFLTASSTIIQSGSNQLDLEVNNSLFLSQQDIFALPAKAGDSPGIHVGLNQSTFAPRGSVFAIKQESGSSNSGRSAIQIIAEESLFLPAPSSSASRSDFSNTASLISTPQSSSGHEGIEWWGTSNGYMVERFNATDRATGGSPGAGKEFSADMKSLFGADADQHELSMRGGVILQDQKLPPLVKLQPVHFQLLPTCKAATWSALKQPLGADPAVLQKIIEGKQSQDKSGRLKRAF